The following are encoded in a window of Brachyhypopomus gauderio isolate BG-103 chromosome 18, BGAUD_0.2, whole genome shotgun sequence genomic DNA:
- the LOC143481748 gene encoding NACHT, LRR and PYD domains-containing protein 3-like isoform X3 codes for MVNSSSPGVQLDTCTTDLLKREKSDSPEPSCVSMKSDWSMTPPLTFRGGEWCSDERVQKKLVLTNKNHVEVLSVYQQRLKQELMVRLKKINEEILHHRDSTLLKEIFTELYITEGGSGEVNNEHEIRQIETASRRPATQETPIKCNDLFKDKPIRTVLTKGIAGIGKTISVQKFILDWAEGRANQDVLFTFQIPFRELNLMKEKKFSLMELLHHFFPETKQLQLIDCDASKVIFIFDGLDECRLPLDFQNNESLWDVKESISVDVLLTNLIKGNLLPSALLWITSRPASANQIPAEYVDLVTEVRGFHDPQKEEYFRKRISDQILANRIISHMKSSRSLYIMCHIPVFCWIAATVLEKMLVEAESGEIPKTLTQMFTHFLIFQIKHKDRKYHGKTDTDSHQTTKSVLALGKLAFQQLEKGNLIFYEEDLRECGIDVKEVSVYSGVCTQILREEPGLGHLGKVFSFVHLSVQEFLAALYAFLSFISNNTNMLEHQTTAVPQSKRSTISDFLKNTVDKALQSKNGHLDLFLRFLLGLSLQSNQTLLRGLLTQTGSSSHSKEETVKYIKEKIRENPSPEKSINLFHCLNELNDHSLVQEVQTYLSSGSYLCLRGASLSPAQWSALVFVLLNSEEELDEFDLSKYELSEECLLRLLPVVTASRKVDLSNCSITEESCAALCSALRSNPSSHLRELNMNNNEPGDSGVKQLSALLEDPLCTLEILQLYNCSITEDGCSALASALRSNPSSHLRELKLDDNKPGDSGVKQLSALLEDPHCTLEKLHLSDCSITEEGCAALCSALRSNPSSHLREMKLNRNKPGDSGVKQLSALLEDPHCTLERLHLFDCGITEEGCAALASALKSNPSSHLRELNLDYNKPGDSGVKQLSALLEDPHCTLEKLDLSNCSITEEGCAALCSALRSNPSSHLRELNLTDNEPGDSGVKQLSALLEDPHCELEKLHI; via the exons ATGGTGAACTCTAGTTCTCCAGGAGTGCAGTTGGACACCTGCACCACTGA tttgttaaagagagagaagtcagactcacctgaacccagctgtgtgtccatgaaGAGTGACTGGTCAATGACCCCTCCACTTACCttcagaggtggagagtggtgtAGTGATGAGAG GGTACAAAAGAAATTAGTGCTCACCAACAAAAACCATGTGGAGGTCTTATCTGTATATCAACAAAGGCTCAAACAAGAACTGATGGtgagattaaaaaaaattaatgaagAAATCTTACATCATAGAGACTCAACCCTTTTAAAAGAGATTTtcacagagctctacatcacagaaggagggagtggagaggtcAACAATGAACATGAGATaagacagattgagacagcatccaggagaccagcaacacaggagacacccatcaaatgtaatgacctctttaaagacaaacccatcagaacagtgctgactaaaggaattgctggaattgggaaaacaatctctgtgcagaagttcattctggactgggctgaaggaagagccaatcaggacgtcctcttcacatttcaaattccttttagggagctgaatttgatgaaggagaaaaagtTCAGTCTGATGGAGCTGCTTCATCACTTTTTCCCAGAAACAAAACAGTTACAGTTAATAGACTGTGATGCTTCTAAAGTCATTttcatctttgatggtctggatgaaTGTCGACTTCCTCTAGACTTCCAGAACAATGAGAGTTTGTGGGATGTAAAAGAGTCAATCTCAGTGGATGTGCTACTGACAAACCTCATAAAGGggaatctgcttccctctgctctcctctggataacctctcgaccagcatcagccaatcagatccctgCTGAGTATGTTGACCTGGTAACAGAGGTACGAGGGTTCCATGAccctcagaaagaggagtacttcaggaagagaatcagtgaTCAGATCCTGGCCaatagaatcatctcacacatgaagtcatcaagaagcctctacatcatgtgtcacattccagtcttctgttggattgcagccactgttctagagaaAATGTTGGttgaagcagagagtggagagatccccaaaactctgactcagatgttcacacacttcctgataTTTCAGATCAAACACAAGGACAGAAAGTACCATGGAAAAACTGACACAGATTCTCACCAGACTACAAAGAGTGTTCTagcactgggaaaactggctttccaacagctggAAAAGGGCAACTTGATCTTCTAtgaggaagacctgagagagtgtGGCATTGATGTCAAAGAAGTGTCAGTGTACTCAGGTGTGTGTACCCAAATCTTAAGAGAGGAGCCTGGACTGGGGCACCTTgggaaggtgttcagctttgtacatctgagtgttcaggagtttctggctgctttatatgcatttctctccttcatctccaacaacacaaacatGCTGGAACATCAAACCACTGcagtcccacagtccaaaaGATCAACAATATCTGACTTCCTTAAAAACAcagtggacaaggccttacagagtaagaatggacacctggaccttttcctccgcttccttctgggtctctcactacagtccaatcagactctcttacgaggcctcctgacacagacaggaagcagctctcacagcaaagaagaaacagtgaaatacatcaaggagaagatcagggagaatccctctccagagaaatccatcaatctgttccactgtctgaatgaactgaatgatcattctctGGTGCAGGAAGTCCAAACATACCTGAGCAGTGGAAGTTACCTTTGTCTCCGTGGAGccagtctctctcctgctcagtggtcagctctggtgtttgtATTGCTGAACTCAGAAGAGGAGCTGGATGAGTTTGATCTGAGTAAATATGAACTATCAGAAGAATGTCTACTGAGACTGCTGCCAGTGGTCACAGCATCCAGAAAAGTTGA TCTGTCtaactgcagtattacagaggaaagctgtgctgctctgtgttcagcactGAGGTCAAatccctcatcacacctgagagagctgaatatgaacaacaatgaaccaggagactcaggagtgaagcagctctctgctctactggaggatccactcTGTACACTGGAAAtactaca GCTGTAtaactgcagtattacagaggatGGATGTTCtgctctggcttcagctctgagatcaaacccctcatcacacctgagagagctgaaattGGAtgacaataaaccaggagactcaggagtgaagcagctctctgctctactggaggatccacattgtacactggagaaactaca CCTGTCtgactgcagtattacagaggaaggctgtgctgctctgtgttcagctctgaggtcaaacccctcatcacacctcagAGAGATGAAACTCAACcgcaataaaccaggagactcaggagtgaagcagctctctgctctactggaggatccacactgtacactggagagactaca TTTATTTGACTGCggtattacagaggaaggctgtgctgctctggctTCAGCGTTGaagtcaaacccctcatcacacctgagagaactGAATTTGGattacaataaaccaggagactcaggagtgaagcagctctctgctctactggaggatccacactgtacactggagaaactgga tctgtctaactgcagtattacagaggaaggctgtgctgctctgtgttcagctctgaggtcaaacccctcatcacatctGAGAGAGCTAAATCTGACTgacaatgaaccaggagactcaggagtgaagcagctctctgctctactggaagaTCCACACTGtgaactggagaaactaca TATCTGA